The Muricauda sp. SCSIO 65647 genome includes a region encoding these proteins:
- a CDS encoding carboxypeptidase-like regulatory domain-containing protein, whose protein sequence is MKYYFFIIALPIFNLAIAQNDSTLITISFENTPLEEAIHEIEEKTAYRFYYVSDWLTDKTVSGAFEKVGITELLQSIFNETVINFYILEGNKIALNRNTIIYDELPDGFFGNLEQPVETAKKEKVAVNNPILISKDDVSEKSEVEIVRIGKEHSAPRAHFKLSGHAYIKLSGEPVPNLSIVVNKGKIGTVTNNEGFYEIELPPGLNTIETRSLGTQSMQKNVIIYSNGTLDFQLNESIERLDEVVVSADFAKNVEEATMGATEISSEETKNVPVVLGERNIFKVATTLPGISTAGEGATGFNVRGGSADQNLVLMDGAVIYNPTHFFGIFQAMNPFTADDLKIYKGSIPPEYGGRLSSVFEIVNKDANTQEFAGEASIGPVTNNIALEIPVVKEKSAVLIGGRGTYSDWILRSLDEESLRNSQASFYDFIVKYNHKIDEKNDVRASAYYSRDAFSITSDSLYNYNNRLFSLRWTHKFNQKNTGDFLLTNSGYGFNIDFDGETDTDFRFGYKINETLLKFKMRYLYNDAHSFDYGISTKLYQVNPGDIEPQGSGSIVQAMSIPKEKALESAVFISDTYEVNKRLLLDLGFRYSFYAALGESEQRVYAQGVPREEGTAIDTLQYGNNEIIETYSGAEFRLSGRYFLTDDFSIKAGYNTTYQYIHTLSNNTTVSPIDTWKLSDLNIRPQRARQYALGLYKNFSGDAFELSLEGYYKRLKNTLDFKVGADLILNENIETEVLQGEGKAYGVEFLLRKNRGKLNGWLGYTYSRAFIRLDSEFAEETVNNGDYYPANFDRPHDFSLVANYKFTKRFSLSANFAYQTGRPVTYPLGNYTFRGAEYAFYSDRNKFRIPDYYRLDLSFNVEGNHKLKKLAHSFWNISVYNVLGRNNPYSVFFVTENGDIQAYKSSIFTIPIPTITYNFKF, encoded by the coding sequence GTGAAATATTATTTCTTCATAATAGCCCTACCCATATTCAATTTGGCCATTGCCCAGAATGATTCTACATTGATAACCATTTCTTTTGAAAATACACCGCTCGAAGAGGCCATTCATGAAATAGAAGAGAAAACCGCATACAGGTTTTATTATGTCTCAGATTGGCTGACCGATAAAACAGTTTCGGGTGCATTTGAAAAGGTCGGCATAACAGAGTTGCTTCAAAGCATTTTTAATGAAACGGTCATCAACTTCTATATCTTAGAAGGTAATAAGATCGCCCTCAACAGAAATACAATCATCTATGATGAGTTGCCAGATGGTTTCTTCGGAAATCTAGAACAACCTGTTGAAACTGCGAAAAAGGAAAAAGTTGCAGTAAACAACCCAATACTTATTTCAAAAGATGACGTTTCAGAAAAGAGCGAGGTCGAAATTGTAAGGATCGGGAAAGAGCATAGTGCACCAAGGGCGCATTTCAAGCTTAGTGGTCATGCCTATATCAAATTGTCAGGAGAACCTGTGCCAAATCTTTCCATTGTGGTCAACAAGGGAAAAATTGGAACGGTAACGAACAACGAGGGATTTTATGAAATTGAACTGCCACCAGGGCTCAATACTATTGAAACCCGTTCTCTGGGCACCCAATCCATGCAGAAAAACGTAATAATCTACAGTAACGGAACACTTGACTTTCAACTTAATGAAAGCATAGAACGTTTAGATGAGGTAGTTGTGAGTGCTGATTTTGCCAAAAATGTGGAGGAAGCCACAATGGGGGCCACTGAAATCTCATCTGAAGAGACAAAAAATGTTCCTGTTGTATTGGGTGAACGAAATATCTTCAAGGTGGCCACCACCTTACCAGGCATCAGTACCGCGGGCGAAGGGGCAACAGGTTTTAATGTCAGGGGCGGTAGCGCAGACCAGAATTTGGTACTTATGGATGGTGCGGTAATCTATAACCCTACCCATTTTTTTGGAATTTTTCAGGCAATGAACCCTTTTACGGCAGATGACCTAAAAATATATAAAGGGAGTATCCCTCCAGAATATGGCGGAAGATTGTCTTCAGTTTTTGAAATTGTCAATAAAGATGCCAATACACAAGAGTTTGCCGGAGAAGCCTCCATAGGGCCCGTGACCAACAATATTGCCCTTGAAATTCCAGTGGTCAAAGAAAAGTCTGCTGTTTTGATTGGGGGCAGGGGCACGTATTCTGATTGGATCTTGAGATCGTTGGATGAAGAGTCGTTACGCAACAGTCAAGCATCTTTTTATGATTTCATCGTCAAATACAACCATAAGATCGATGAGAAAAACGACGTGAGGGCATCAGCCTACTACAGTAGGGATGCCTTTAGCATTACCTCAGATTCTCTGTACAACTATAACAATCGGTTGTTTTCTTTGAGATGGACCCATAAGTTCAATCAGAAGAATACCGGTGATTTTTTGCTGACCAATAGTGGGTATGGCTTTAACATCGACTTTGATGGGGAGACGGATACAGATTTCAGATTTGGTTACAAGATCAATGAAACCCTGTTGAAATTTAAGATGCGGTATCTGTACAATGATGCCCATAGCTTCGATTACGGTATATCGACCAAGCTTTATCAGGTAAATCCGGGTGATATTGAGCCACAAGGAAGCGGGTCTATCGTACAGGCAATGAGCATTCCGAAAGAGAAGGCACTCGAATCGGCAGTGTTTATTTCTGACACTTATGAAGTAAACAAACGATTGCTGTTGGACTTAGGTTTTAGATACTCTTTTTATGCCGCTCTCGGAGAGTCGGAGCAACGCGTTTATGCACAGGGGGTACCTAGGGAAGAGGGCACGGCAATAGATACGCTGCAGTACGGAAACAACGAAATTATCGAAACCTATTCTGGCGCTGAGTTCAGGCTTTCTGGCAGGTACTTTTTGACAGATGATTTTTCCATAAAAGCCGGTTATAACACCACTTACCAGTATATTCACACACTCTCGAACAATACAACGGTTTCTCCCATAGATACGTGGAAACTTTCAGATTTGAACATACGGCCCCAAAGGGCCCGACAATATGCACTGGGGTTGTATAAGAATTTTTCAGGAGACGCATTTGAACTAAGCTTGGAAGGATACTACAAAAGATTGAAGAACACGCTTGATTTTAAGGTTGGCGCAGATCTCATATTGAACGAGAACATAGAAACAGAGGTCTTGCAGGGTGAAGGCAAAGCCTATGGGGTTGAATTCTTGCTGAGAAAAAATCGAGGCAAACTCAATGGTTGGCTCGGGTATACGTACTCAAGGGCCTTCATTAGATTAGACAGTGAATTCGCCGAAGAAACAGTGAACAATGGAGACTATTATCCCGCAAATTTTGATCGGCCACATGATTTTAGCCTAGTGGCCAATTATAAGTTTACGAAACGCTTCAGTCTCTCGGCCAATTTTGCCTATCAAACAGGGAGACCGGTGACCTATCCTCTCGGTAATTATACCTTTAGAGGTGCAGAATATGCCTTTTACAGTGATCGAAACAAATTCAGGATTCCGGATTACTACCGTCTCGATTTGAGTTTCAATGTGGAAGGAAACCATAAGCTTAAAAAATTGGCTCATAGTTTTTGGAACATTTCGGTATACAATGTATTGGGCAGAAATAACCCCTACTCTGTATTCTTTGTTACCGAAAATGGTGATATACAAGCGTACAAGAGTTCTATTTTCACAATTCCGATACCCACAATTACCTATAATTTTAAATTTTAA